The following are encoded in a window of Drosophila simulans strain w501 chromosome 3L, Prin_Dsim_3.1, whole genome shotgun sequence genomic DNA:
- the LOC6736888 gene encoding bladder cancer-associated protein, whose amino-acid sequence MYCLQCLLPVLLIPKPTNPALMETHVMFIVLYLVGFFLERKPCTICSLVFLTAVSLICYSGVGNCIFWGNCEGHLCENG is encoded by the coding sequence ATGTATTGCCTACAATGCCTGCTGCCCGTACTACTGATACCGAAACCCACGAATCCGGCCCTGATGGAAACGCACGTGATGTTCATAGTCCTCTACCTGGTCGGATTCTTCCTGGAGCGAAAGCCCTGCACCATCTGCAGCCTCGTATTCCTCACAGCCGTATCCCTGATATGCTACAGTGGCGTCGGGAACTGCATCTTTTGGGGCAACTGCGAGGGCCATCTATGTGAGAATGGATAG
- the LOC6736889 gene encoding egg-laying defective protein 27 isoform X2, with protein sequence MTEKDTVSMATVQMKPDYAASEVYSTASEPPPMGFFNFNHQAYKRQANSVKIAKITAFTIIVSAFILGSFILASSYLQAKASCDQVQALDSVLEKELMLETLQQVGKELPRAEPLLGGAAGSADDSELQSLEPESRKTEATQDAEEHPDKDNSYSDSDETDELQKFPGKMPLELDLSDLAAAILRNNKKSRMNCVVERKHAEEIVDSPSKTVALPFGVNLTTDPKKARITGERISIFCDGGDDKDKEEKDAKRQREQEEEDSDEDAEPLRPMFIPFQRVPIPFGRIPDQMPLTHMPQRMMPPAMQMQQQLPQQQQQGPIIIRQLPPPFQHLPMRPPMPPQVMQAPRMESSEEMQMPKVQTVRIHMQQIPFREIHVADDVPVQIPAQQQRQEMQQRQEMQQRQEMQQRHEMQQRQEMQQRHEMQQRQEQREIPQIQIQPMPFGMALQRVGITAEDLRNIQRMAEDRITDELRRLAAEEGAESSEGSDEDVSSSAEQATTEAQTTVPQQQQQQTVQPEQQQPEEQHQEVSQERQEQQQQQVPQMRIQRLILQPLPEQPRDTMTPPMPDQPQQLPFGRMVYGRSLAQPVRIPVPMMQAMEGGAAAPEESQRPHFVQPRSV encoded by the exons ATGGgattttttaactttaatcATCAG GCCTACAAGCGCCAGGCGAATTCGGTGAAGATTGCCAAGATCACCGCCTTCACCATCATCGTGTCAGCCTTCATCCTGGGATCCTTCATCCTGGCCTCCTCCTATCTGCAGGCCAAGGCCTCCTGCGATCAGGTCCAGGCCCTCGACTCGGTGCTGGAGAAGGAGCTAATGCTCGAGACTCTGCAGCAGGTGGGCAAG GAACTTCCCCGTGCTGAACCTTTGCTGggaggagctgctggatcTGCCGATGACTCCGAACTGCAGAGCCTGGAGCCGGAAAGTCGCAAGACTGAAGCCACCCAGGATGCCGAGGAGCACCCCGACAAGGACAACTCCTACTCCGACAGCGATGAGACCGATGAGCTGCAGAAGTTCCCCGGCAAGATGCCACTCGAGCTGGACTTGAGTGACCTGGCTGCCGCCATTCTGCGCAACAACAAGAA ATCCCGCATGAACTGTGTGGTGGAGCGCAAGCACGCCGAGGAGATTGTCGACTCGCCCTCGAAGACGGTGGCCCTGCCCTTCGGAGTCAACCTGACCACGGATCCAAAGAAGGCACGCATCACCGGCGAGCGGATCTCAATCTTCTGCGACGGCGGCGAcgacaaggacaaggaggaGAAGGACGCCAAGCGCcagcgggagcaggaggaggaggactccGATGAGGATGCCGAGCCGCTGAGGCCCATGTTCATTCCCTTCCAGCGAGTGCCCATTCCCTTCGGTCGCATTCCCGACCAGATGCCGCTGACCCATATGCCCCAGAGGATGATGCCGCCAGCCATGCAGATGCAACAGCAATTgccccagcagcaacagcagggaCCCATAATCATCCGCCAGCTGCCACCTCCGTTCCAGCACCTGCCCATGCGTCCTCCCATGCCGCCACAGGTGATGCAGGCTCCTCGCATGGAGTCCTCCGAGGAGATGCAGATGCCCAAGGTCCAGACCGTGCGCATTCACATGCAGCAGATCCCCTTCCGTGAGATCCATGTGGCCGACGATGTGCCCGTCCAGATtcccgcccagcagcagcgtcAGGAGATGCAGCAGCGCCAGGAGATGCAGCAGCGCCAGGAGATGCAGCAGCGCCATGAGATGCAGCAGCGCCAGGAGATGCAGCAGCGTCATGAGATGCAGCAGCGCCAGGAGCAGCGTGAGATCCCCCAGATTCAGATCCAGCCCATGCCCTTCGGAATGGCCCTGCAGCGCGTTGGCATCACAGCCGAGGATCTGAGGAACATCCAGCGCATGGCCGAGGATCGCATCACCGACGAGCTGCGTCGTCTGGCCGCCGAGGAGGGTGCGGAATCCAGCGAGGGTAGCGACGAAGACGTCTCCAGCTCCGCCGAGCAGGCCACCACCGAGGCCCAGACCACGGTGccccagcaacagcagcagcagaccgTCCAGcccgagcagcagcagccggaggAACAGCACCAGGAAGTCAGCCAGGAGcgacaggagcagcagcagcagcaggtgcccCAGATGCGCATCCAGCGTTTGATCCTCCAGCCCCTGCCTGAGCAGCCCCGTGACACCATGACCCCGCCGATGCCCGACCAGCCCCAGCAGCTGCCCTTCGGCCGCATGGTCTACGGACGCAGTCTGGCCCAGCCCGTCCGCATCCCGGTGCCCATGATGCAGGCCATGGAgggaggagctgctgccccCGAAGAGTCCCAGCGACCTCACT TCGTCCAGCCTCGTTCCGTTTAA
- the LOC6736889 gene encoding egg-laying defective protein 27 isoform X3, with protein MTEKDTVSMATVQMKPDYAASEVYSTASEPPPAYKRQANSVKIAKITAFTIIVSAFILGSFILASSYLQAKASCDQVQALDSVLEKELMLETLQQVGKELPRAEPLLGGAAGSADDSELQSLEPESRKTEATQDAEEHPDKDNSYSDSDETDELQKFPGKMPLELDLSDLAAAILRNNKKSRMNCVVERKHAEEIVDSPSKTVALPFGVNLTTDPKKARITGERISIFCDGGDDKDKEEKDAKRQREQEEEDSDEDAEPLRPMFIPFQRVPIPFGRIPDQMPLTHMPQRMMPPAMQMQQQLPQQQQQGPIIIRQLPPPFQHLPMRPPMPPQVMQAPRMESSEEMQMPKVQTVRIHMQQIPFREIHVADDVPVQIPAQQQRQEMQQRQEMQQRQEMQQRHEMQQRQEMQQRHEMQQRQEQREIPQIQIQPMPFGMALQRVGITAEDLRNIQRMAEDRITDELRRLAAEEGAESSEGSDEDVSSSAEQATTEAQTTVPQQQQQQTVQPEQQQPEEQHQEVSQERQEQQQQQVPQMRIQRLILQPLPEQPRDTMTPPMPDQPQQLPFGRMVYGRSLAQPVRIPVPMMQAMEGGAAAPEESQRPHFVQPRSV; from the exons GCCTACAAGCGCCAGGCGAATTCGGTGAAGATTGCCAAGATCACCGCCTTCACCATCATCGTGTCAGCCTTCATCCTGGGATCCTTCATCCTGGCCTCCTCCTATCTGCAGGCCAAGGCCTCCTGCGATCAGGTCCAGGCCCTCGACTCGGTGCTGGAGAAGGAGCTAATGCTCGAGACTCTGCAGCAGGTGGGCAAG GAACTTCCCCGTGCTGAACCTTTGCTGggaggagctgctggatcTGCCGATGACTCCGAACTGCAGAGCCTGGAGCCGGAAAGTCGCAAGACTGAAGCCACCCAGGATGCCGAGGAGCACCCCGACAAGGACAACTCCTACTCCGACAGCGATGAGACCGATGAGCTGCAGAAGTTCCCCGGCAAGATGCCACTCGAGCTGGACTTGAGTGACCTGGCTGCCGCCATTCTGCGCAACAACAAGAA ATCCCGCATGAACTGTGTGGTGGAGCGCAAGCACGCCGAGGAGATTGTCGACTCGCCCTCGAAGACGGTGGCCCTGCCCTTCGGAGTCAACCTGACCACGGATCCAAAGAAGGCACGCATCACCGGCGAGCGGATCTCAATCTTCTGCGACGGCGGCGAcgacaaggacaaggaggaGAAGGACGCCAAGCGCcagcgggagcaggaggaggaggactccGATGAGGATGCCGAGCCGCTGAGGCCCATGTTCATTCCCTTCCAGCGAGTGCCCATTCCCTTCGGTCGCATTCCCGACCAGATGCCGCTGACCCATATGCCCCAGAGGATGATGCCGCCAGCCATGCAGATGCAACAGCAATTgccccagcagcaacagcagggaCCCATAATCATCCGCCAGCTGCCACCTCCGTTCCAGCACCTGCCCATGCGTCCTCCCATGCCGCCACAGGTGATGCAGGCTCCTCGCATGGAGTCCTCCGAGGAGATGCAGATGCCCAAGGTCCAGACCGTGCGCATTCACATGCAGCAGATCCCCTTCCGTGAGATCCATGTGGCCGACGATGTGCCCGTCCAGATtcccgcccagcagcagcgtcAGGAGATGCAGCAGCGCCAGGAGATGCAGCAGCGCCAGGAGATGCAGCAGCGCCATGAGATGCAGCAGCGCCAGGAGATGCAGCAGCGTCATGAGATGCAGCAGCGCCAGGAGCAGCGTGAGATCCCCCAGATTCAGATCCAGCCCATGCCCTTCGGAATGGCCCTGCAGCGCGTTGGCATCACAGCCGAGGATCTGAGGAACATCCAGCGCATGGCCGAGGATCGCATCACCGACGAGCTGCGTCGTCTGGCCGCCGAGGAGGGTGCGGAATCCAGCGAGGGTAGCGACGAAGACGTCTCCAGCTCCGCCGAGCAGGCCACCACCGAGGCCCAGACCACGGTGccccagcaacagcagcagcagaccgTCCAGcccgagcagcagcagccggaggAACAGCACCAGGAAGTCAGCCAGGAGcgacaggagcagcagcagcagcaggtgcccCAGATGCGCATCCAGCGTTTGATCCTCCAGCCCCTGCCTGAGCAGCCCCGTGACACCATGACCCCGCCGATGCCCGACCAGCCCCAGCAGCTGCCCTTCGGCCGCATGGTCTACGGACGCAGTCTGGCCCAGCCCGTCCGCATCCCGGTGCCCATGATGCAGGCCATGGAgggaggagctgctgccccCGAAGAGTCCCAGCGACCTCACT TCGTCCAGCCTCGTTCCGTTTAA
- the LOC6736889 gene encoding egg-laying defective protein 27 isoform X1, with product MQKTETQTIPETVIDKMKFSLFPRTRHHTKNEPNTQNQPQMGFFNFNHQAYKRQANSVKIAKITAFTIIVSAFILGSFILASSYLQAKASCDQVQALDSVLEKELMLETLQQVGKELPRAEPLLGGAAGSADDSELQSLEPESRKTEATQDAEEHPDKDNSYSDSDETDELQKFPGKMPLELDLSDLAAAILRNNKKSRMNCVVERKHAEEIVDSPSKTVALPFGVNLTTDPKKARITGERISIFCDGGDDKDKEEKDAKRQREQEEEDSDEDAEPLRPMFIPFQRVPIPFGRIPDQMPLTHMPQRMMPPAMQMQQQLPQQQQQGPIIIRQLPPPFQHLPMRPPMPPQVMQAPRMESSEEMQMPKVQTVRIHMQQIPFREIHVADDVPVQIPAQQQRQEMQQRQEMQQRQEMQQRHEMQQRQEMQQRHEMQQRQEQREIPQIQIQPMPFGMALQRVGITAEDLRNIQRMAEDRITDELRRLAAEEGAESSEGSDEDVSSSAEQATTEAQTTVPQQQQQQTVQPEQQQPEEQHQEVSQERQEQQQQQVPQMRIQRLILQPLPEQPRDTMTPPMPDQPQQLPFGRMVYGRSLAQPVRIPVPMMQAMEGGAAAPEESQRPHFVQPRSV from the exons atgcaaaaaaccgaaacccaaaccATTCCCGAAACCGTGAttgacaaaatgaaattttctcTATTCCCCCGCACTCGCCACCACACAAAAAACGAACCAAACACTCAAAACCAACCACAGATGGgattttttaactttaatcATCAG GCCTACAAGCGCCAGGCGAATTCGGTGAAGATTGCCAAGATCACCGCCTTCACCATCATCGTGTCAGCCTTCATCCTGGGATCCTTCATCCTGGCCTCCTCCTATCTGCAGGCCAAGGCCTCCTGCGATCAGGTCCAGGCCCTCGACTCGGTGCTGGAGAAGGAGCTAATGCTCGAGACTCTGCAGCAGGTGGGCAAG GAACTTCCCCGTGCTGAACCTTTGCTGggaggagctgctggatcTGCCGATGACTCCGAACTGCAGAGCCTGGAGCCGGAAAGTCGCAAGACTGAAGCCACCCAGGATGCCGAGGAGCACCCCGACAAGGACAACTCCTACTCCGACAGCGATGAGACCGATGAGCTGCAGAAGTTCCCCGGCAAGATGCCACTCGAGCTGGACTTGAGTGACCTGGCTGCCGCCATTCTGCGCAACAACAAGAA ATCCCGCATGAACTGTGTGGTGGAGCGCAAGCACGCCGAGGAGATTGTCGACTCGCCCTCGAAGACGGTGGCCCTGCCCTTCGGAGTCAACCTGACCACGGATCCAAAGAAGGCACGCATCACCGGCGAGCGGATCTCAATCTTCTGCGACGGCGGCGAcgacaaggacaaggaggaGAAGGACGCCAAGCGCcagcgggagcaggaggaggaggactccGATGAGGATGCCGAGCCGCTGAGGCCCATGTTCATTCCCTTCCAGCGAGTGCCCATTCCCTTCGGTCGCATTCCCGACCAGATGCCGCTGACCCATATGCCCCAGAGGATGATGCCGCCAGCCATGCAGATGCAACAGCAATTgccccagcagcaacagcagggaCCCATAATCATCCGCCAGCTGCCACCTCCGTTCCAGCACCTGCCCATGCGTCCTCCCATGCCGCCACAGGTGATGCAGGCTCCTCGCATGGAGTCCTCCGAGGAGATGCAGATGCCCAAGGTCCAGACCGTGCGCATTCACATGCAGCAGATCCCCTTCCGTGAGATCCATGTGGCCGACGATGTGCCCGTCCAGATtcccgcccagcagcagcgtcAGGAGATGCAGCAGCGCCAGGAGATGCAGCAGCGCCAGGAGATGCAGCAGCGCCATGAGATGCAGCAGCGCCAGGAGATGCAGCAGCGTCATGAGATGCAGCAGCGCCAGGAGCAGCGTGAGATCCCCCAGATTCAGATCCAGCCCATGCCCTTCGGAATGGCCCTGCAGCGCGTTGGCATCACAGCCGAGGATCTGAGGAACATCCAGCGCATGGCCGAGGATCGCATCACCGACGAGCTGCGTCGTCTGGCCGCCGAGGAGGGTGCGGAATCCAGCGAGGGTAGCGACGAAGACGTCTCCAGCTCCGCCGAGCAGGCCACCACCGAGGCCCAGACCACGGTGccccagcaacagcagcagcagaccgTCCAGcccgagcagcagcagccggaggAACAGCACCAGGAAGTCAGCCAGGAGcgacaggagcagcagcagcagcaggtgcccCAGATGCGCATCCAGCGTTTGATCCTCCAGCCCCTGCCTGAGCAGCCCCGTGACACCATGACCCCGCCGATGCCCGACCAGCCCCAGCAGCTGCCCTTCGGCCGCATGGTCTACGGACGCAGTCTGGCCCAGCCCGTCCGCATCCCGGTGCCCATGATGCAGGCCATGGAgggaggagctgctgccccCGAAGAGTCCCAGCGACCTCACT TCGTCCAGCCTCGTTCCGTTTAA